CTTGTGCGCCATCCAAAACTGGTTGCAGCAGCTCTGGATGGCAGTAAAACCGAACAGCGTCGTGATGGCGTTTATGCCTATCCTGATGAGACGTTTGAACTTGATGGAGTGCCATTCATTGTGACTGCACTGAAACGACAGAATCTTGGTGATATGAGTGATGCAGATGCAAAAGCTGAAGGTTATGAATCATTTGAAGCTTATAAGTCACTGATTCTCAGAATGCACAAAGGTATGCAGTGGAAGAGTGATGCCCGGGTATGGGTTCACTGCTTCCAGCGTAAGGTTTAATCACTCTGGCTGGGTTCAGGCTCACACAGTTTCATGCGCAGCAGGTAGGTGACGGTAAAGAGGATCAGGGCTGCACCAAAGGTGATGAGATAGGGGTTGGCCAGAGCAAAGGCCACTGAGTAACCACCAAACAGAATCACCGATAACAGTGCAATGCGCCTTGAGCTGCAGGTGATGCACTGGTGCTGCTGCCAGTTGTTAATTATCGGGCCGAAGGTGCGATTGGCTAATAACCAGCGATGCCAGCGTTCGGATGATTTCGCAAAGCAGCCTGCAGCCAGAAGAATGAATGGCGTGGTTGGCAACAGTGGTAGGAAAATTCCAATAAAGCCCAGTCCGAGAAAGAGAAAACCCAATGTTTTGTAGATGACCATAATGGAAACTCTATGCCATTAATCGCCAGAGCCAAGAGAGAAGTAGCTGTTCTTTTTCTAATTAGCTCTATCGCTTTTCTCACAGACGTTTATGTACGATCAGCATCTTTATTAAGATACAGACTTAAAAGCCCTCCGCGGGGAGGGCTTTCTTGTTAGATATTTAGCAGGCTTGCTGTCAGTAGGAGGTCCCGTTTGACCTCTTGCTTCTCATCTCGCCTCAGACGTTTGTTCATGGCTCTTTTCAGACGTCTTTTCTCCTGAGTGTGCCAGCTGTGAAGTTGTTTCCAGCCTACAGTGATTAGCGTGGCCTCCTCAGGTGAGGTGTGTTGGTGTCTACCTAGCATAAGCGTTCTCCTTATTGTGAGATCTACTCTCCAAGCAGGAATATTTATACCAGATTCAGGCGATTTTAGCAATCGATTATTGACAGTTACGAGTCAGGGATCTCTTCTTTGGACGCTTCGCGAACGGCTATAATGTCAACATCAAAGTTGAGTGTCTCACCGGCCATGGGATGGTTGGCATCAACGATGATCTCCTCTTCATTCACCTGCATCACAGTGACCAGCTCAACACCGTTGCCGGTATCGGCCTGAAAGCGCATGCCGGGTTCTATCTCTCCATCAAAATGGAAAATGTTACGAGGAATAGTCTGGATCAGTTCATCACTGCGCAGGCCATAACCCTCTTCAGGTTTCACGCTGACACTGACCCGATCTCCGGCAGTTTTGCCAACCATGGCGCTTTCAAGGCCGGGAACCAGTGCTTGAGTGCCGTGGATATAGGAGAGGGGATCACCATCACGTGAGGATTCAATAATGTATCCACCCGGACGGGTTAGCGTGTAGTGAATGGATACGACTGCATTGTCAGATATTTGCATGTTAGCCCTGCTAATGGGTTGAAGTGATTAGCCGCCGACGATGGCCAGCAGAATGCCCGCAGCAACAGCAGAACCGATCACACCGGCCACATTCGGGCCCATAGCATGCATCAACAGGAAGTTATGGTGATCGGCTTCCAGGCCAACCTTGTTCACAACACGTGCAGCCATCGGTACAGCAGATACGCCTGCGGCACCAATCAGTGGATTAATTTTACCACCACTTAAGCGACACATCAGCTTACCCATCAGCAGGCCTGCGGCAGTACCAACGGCAAATGCCAGCATACCGAGTACGAGAATGCCCAGTGTTTCGACATTGAGGAACTTCTCAGCTGAGAGTTTGGAGCCAACAGCTAAGCCAAGGAAGATGGTGGTGATGTTGATGATCTCATTCTGTGATGCGTTGGAGAGACGGTCTACCACACCACACTCACGCAGCAGGTTACCGAAGGTGAGCATGCCGATCAGAGGTGCAGCAGTCGGCAGGAAGATAACGCAGAGCAGCAGCACGGTAAGCGGGAAGATGATCTTCTCTGTACGGCTGACAGGGCGCAGCTGTTTCATCTTGATTTTACGCTCAGCCTCTGTGGTCAGCAGCCTCATGATCGGTGGCTGAATCAGTGGCACCAGTGCCATGTAGGAGTAGGCAGCAACGGCAATGGCACCGAGCAGATCAGGGGCAAGACGAGAGGCAAGGAAGATGGCTGTGGGGCCATCTGCGCCACCGATAATGCCGATAGCGGCAGCATCCGCGAGACTGAATTCAAAGCCAGGTACGGCATTGAGTGCCAGTGCGCCGAGCAGCGTGGTGAATATGCCGAACTGGGCGGCAGCACCGAGCATCAGTGTTCTCGGCATGGCGATCAGAGCACCAAAGTCGGTGAGAGCTCCCACACCCATAAAGATCAGCAGCGGGAAGATGCCTGTTTCAATGCCGACATGGTAGATCATGCCGAGCATGCCATCCGGGCCTGAAATTGCAGCGACAGGGATGTTGCTCAGGATGGCGCCAAAGCCGATTGGAACCAGCAGTAACGGCTCGAATTTTTTGACGATGGCAAGGAAGAGTAGTAGCAGGCCTACGCCGATCATCAGCAGTTGCCCCCATTCAAAGTTGGCAATGCCGGTGGTTACCCAGAGTTTGTCTAACAGTTCATTCTGCATAGTGACTTCTTATCTCGCTTTGCTTATCGGAATTATCAGGCAATGGTGACCAGAGCCTGGCCAACATCTACAGCGTCACCCTCTTTGACCTCAACGCTGATGATGGTACCGCTGTGGGTGGAACGCACTTCAGTCTCCATCTTCATCGCTTCCATGATCAGGATGACATCACCATCTTTAACTTGCTGGTTAGGTGTAACATTAACTTTAAAGATGTTACCAGCCATAGGCGCACCGACTGCGGTAGCAGGTGTATTCACTGCCGGTGTCGCGGCAGGTGCAGCTGGTGCTGGTGCCGAAGGTGCAGCAGCAGGGCTCAATGAGGTGACTTCACCATCCGGAGAGACCACAACACTGTAATCTTTGCCGTTTACTGTGATGGTATAACGCTCAGCAACGGTTGGCATGGCAGGTTTAGCTGCTTCCTCTTTCTCCAGCCATGGTTCCGGTTCAAAGGCTTCCGGATTGTCACGGTTTTTCAGGTATTTAAGGCCAACCTGAGGGAAGAGGGCATAGATCAGTACATCTTCAACAAGTTTATCGGAGAGTTCAAAGCCTTTCTCATTGGCAATAGCACAGAGTTCAACGGTCAGGCGATCCATCTCATCAGCAATCAGATCCGCAGGGCGGCAGGTAATTGGCTTGCCACCATCAAGAACCTGAATCTGAAGCTCTTTGTTTACATCTGCAGGCGTTTTGCCGTATTCACCTTTGAGTACACCGGCAGTCTCTTTGGTGATGGTTGAATAGCGCGCACCGGTAAGTACGTTAAATACTGCCTGGGTACCGACAATCTGTGACGTAGGGGTAACCAGAGGCAGGAAACCGAGATCTTCACGAACCTTAGGAATCTCTTTAAGTACCTCATCAAAACGGTCGGCAGCGTTCTGCTGCTGCAACTGGCTCTCAAGGTTGGTGAGCATGCCACCGGGAACCTGAGCAACCAGAATGCGCGAGTCGATGCCACGCAGGGAGCCTTCAAAACTATCATATTTAAGACGAATCTCTCTCAAATCACCGGCAATCTCTTCAAGCAGCTTCAGATCAAGCCCTGTTGCCCGTTTCTCGTCTTCCATGATGGCAACAACAGATTCAGTCGCAGAGTGGCCATAGGTGTGGCTCATCGATGAGATGCTGGTATCGGCAACATCCAGACCTGCTTCAACTGCTTTAAGGATTGCAGAGGTGCTCATGCCGGTTGTGGCGTGGCAGTGCAGTGAGATCGGGATAGCAACAGACTGTTTAAGGCGTTTGACCATCTCTTCAGCCACATAAGGTTTCAGCAGGCCAGCCATATCCTTGATGCAGATGGAGTGGCAGCCGATATCTTCCAGCTGTTTGCCCATATCGATCCATGTATCAAGCGTATGTACCGGGCTAACGGTATAGGAGATGGTGCCCTGCGCATGTTTATCTACATTCAGCGTGGCTTTTACGGCTGTTTCCAGATTGCGCATATCATTCATGGCATCAAAGATACGGAATACATCCATGCCATTTTTGGCAGCGCGTTCAACAAAGGCATTTACAACATCATCGGCATAGTGACGATAACCAAGAATATTCTGGCCCCGGAACAGCATCTGTTTACGGGTATTAGGCATCGCCTGGCTTAAGATGCGCAGGCGCTCCCAAGGATCTTCGCCGAGAAAGCGAATGCAGGAGTCAAAGGTGGCACCACCCCACATCTCAACAGACCAGAAACCAACACGGTCCAGCTTTTCTGCGATAGGTAGCATATC
The DNA window shown above is from Mariprofundus sp. NF and carries:
- a CDS encoding ASCH domain-containing protein translates to MNDFPEKTCDITRLVRHPKLVAAALDGSKTEQRRDGVYAYPDETFELDGVPFIVTALKRQNLGDMSDADAKAEGYESFEAYKSLILRMHKGMQWKSDARVWVHCFQRKV
- a CDS encoding YbaN family protein; the encoded protein is MVIYKTLGFLFLGLGFIGIFLPLLPTTPFILLAAGCFAKSSERWHRWLLANRTFGPIINNWQQHQCITCSSRRIALLSVILFGGYSVAFALANPYLITFGAALILFTVTYLLRMKLCEPEPSQSD
- a CDS encoding peptidylprolyl isomerase, whose protein sequence is MQISDNAVVSIHYTLTRPGGYIIESSRDGDPLSYIHGTQALVPGLESAMVGKTAGDRVSVSVKPEEGYGLRSDELIQTIPRNIFHFDGEIEPGMRFQADTGNGVELVTVMQVNEEEIIVDANHPMAGETLNFDVDIIAVREASKEEIPDS
- a CDS encoding sodium ion-translocating decarboxylase subunit beta, whose product is MQNELLDKLWVTTGIANFEWGQLLMIGVGLLLLFLAIVKKFEPLLLVPIGFGAILSNIPVAAISGPDGMLGMIYHVGIETGIFPLLIFMGVGALTDFGALIAMPRTLMLGAAAQFGIFTTLLGALALNAVPGFEFSLADAAAIGIIGGADGPTAIFLASRLAPDLLGAIAVAAYSYMALVPLIQPPIMRLLTTEAERKIKMKQLRPVSRTEKIIFPLTVLLLCVIFLPTAAPLIGMLTFGNLLRECGVVDRLSNASQNEIINITTIFLGLAVGSKLSAEKFLNVETLGILVLGMLAFAVGTAAGLLMGKLMCRLSGGKINPLIGAAGVSAVPMAARVVNKVGLEADHHNFLLMHAMGPNVAGVIGSAVAAGILLAIVGG
- the oadA gene encoding sodium-extruding oxaloacetate decarboxylase subunit alpha, translating into MNQPLGITELVLRDGHQSLLATRMRIDDMLPIAEKLDRVGFWSVEMWGGATFDSCIRFLGEDPWERLRILSQAMPNTRKQMLFRGQNILGYRHYADDVVNAFVERAAKNGMDVFRIFDAMNDMRNLETAVKATLNVDKHAQGTISYTVSPVHTLDTWIDMGKQLEDIGCHSICIKDMAGLLKPYVAEEMVKRLKQSVAIPISLHCHATTGMSTSAILKAVEAGLDVADTSISSMSHTYGHSATESVVAIMEDEKRATGLDLKLLEEIAGDLREIRLKYDSFEGSLRGIDSRILVAQVPGGMLTNLESQLQQQNAADRFDEVLKEIPKVREDLGFLPLVTPTSQIVGTQAVFNVLTGARYSTITKETAGVLKGEYGKTPADVNKELQIQVLDGGKPITCRPADLIADEMDRLTVELCAIANEKGFELSDKLVEDVLIYALFPQVGLKYLKNRDNPEAFEPEPWLEKEEAAKPAMPTVAERYTITVNGKDYSVVVSPDGEVTSLSPAAAPSAPAPAAPAATPAVNTPATAVGAPMAGNIFKVNVTPNQQVKDGDVILIMEAMKMETEVRSTHSGTIISVEVKEGDAVDVGQALVTIA